A genomic window from Chloroflexia bacterium SDU3-3 includes:
- a CDS encoding GNAT family N-acetyltransferase — protein MSKALCIRPALLPDLAALCRVRYAEMPGIHADRILASDGVASAYLVAARGQDIVGFGVLQIERPERWDDPHGQFPMVIDLFVDAAQRGQGYGRALLGAMEQLAAACGKAALHLSVEPLENPRALALYRRLGYAPLQDAPYHSQWRFTDSQGVEHSGAEWVIDMRKPLDKS, from the coding sequence ATGAGCAAGGCGCTCTGCATCCGCCCCGCGCTGCTGCCCGATCTGGCCGCGCTGTGCCGCGTGCGCTACGCCGAGATGCCTGGGATCCACGCCGACCGCATCCTGGCCAGCGATGGTGTGGCCTCAGCCTACCTGGTGGCCGCGCGCGGGCAGGATATCGTCGGCTTCGGCGTGCTGCAGATCGAGCGGCCCGAGCGCTGGGACGACCCGCACGGCCAGTTTCCCATGGTCATCGACCTGTTTGTGGATGCGGCCCAGCGCGGCCAGGGCTATGGCCGCGCCCTGCTGGGGGCCATGGAGCAGCTGGCCGCCGCCTGCGGCAAGGCCGCGCTGCACCTGAGCGTGGAGCCGCTGGAGAACCCGCGCGCGCTAGCGCTCTACCGCCGCCTGGGCTATGCGCCGCTTCAGGATGCGCCCTACCACAGCCAGTGGCGCTTCACCGACTCGCAGGGCGTGGAGCACTCCGGCGCGGAGTGGGTGATCGACATGCGCAAGCCGCTGGATAAAAGTTAG